One genomic segment of Acidobacteriota bacterium includes these proteins:
- a CDS encoding DUF1549 domain-containing protein has protein sequence MEPAPSHPPTLLSLRLVPEQVSLQGPGASQRFVAMGTFADGLERDLTAGSRFHLSDTQLARVDDGGRVVALAPGELTLRVEHGGHEVRSRVRIDAVAEPRPFRFDRDIASILTKRGCNASECHGSVKGQGGFKLSLDGLYPEEDHEWIVKGGIYQVLVMESGGPRVPRVNPGHPEQSLLLQKATMQVGHVGGERIGADSADYATLLDWVRKGAEYGDRSEGGRIARVTVFPQEAVLDGDGVQQLLVSAYGPDGRREDISHQARYVSQNPHVVTVDENGRVTATGRGETTVLVRTAGHAVSARFGVVDASAPVEFRIEPRNLIDKHVFAKLRKFQIRPSALSSDSEFLRRVCLDITGTLPPPDRVREFLADTDPGKRDKLIETLLDSPQYADYWSFLFADLFRVTYTTVGPIKEVKAYDDWVRNGILQNKRYDRMARERIAAQGYGAPTRHFFRYTELIVPHEVMAEQVRLFMGRRLDCAQCHNHPFETWSQDQFWGMTAFFGNVTQLLDSQLVFDNPEGGRSYDLKQEGIKTVHPRRKEEVRARFMDGSFPTGEQERDPRLALAEWIIAQPAFAETIVNRVWGYYFGRGIVDPVDDFKVSNPPTHPVLLSALAEDFVEHGYDLKHLMRLIARSRTYQSSGVPNRTNKEDGINYARALARPLQATVLLDAISHATGVPEEFPVHPKTVRTGAARPGARAIDLIPELFPCHFLDVYGRSMRKSLPEKPSLTLTQALHMWAGSTYTTKITQEGGRLDRALKEGLSDSRIIEDFYLAALSRYPTERERSDLEAFVREGSSPRPEQLANLMWALISSREFAYNH, from the coding sequence GTGGAACCCGCGCCGAGCCATCCTCCGACGCTGCTCTCCCTGCGTTTGGTCCCGGAGCAGGTGAGCCTTCAGGGCCCGGGGGCTTCCCAGCGATTCGTGGCCATGGGGACGTTCGCCGACGGACTGGAGCGGGATCTGACTGCCGGCAGCCGGTTTCATCTCTCCGATACCCAACTGGCCCGTGTGGACGATGGCGGTAGGGTCGTGGCCCTGGCGCCGGGGGAGTTGACTCTACGGGTCGAGCACGGAGGACACGAGGTCCGTTCGAGGGTTCGAATCGACGCGGTTGCGGAACCGAGGCCCTTCCGTTTCGATCGCGATATCGCCTCTATACTGACCAAACGGGGCTGCAACGCCAGCGAGTGCCACGGCAGCGTCAAGGGGCAGGGAGGATTCAAGCTTTCCCTCGACGGCCTCTATCCGGAAGAAGACCACGAGTGGATCGTCAAAGGTGGGATCTACCAGGTTCTCGTCATGGAATCGGGGGGGCCGCGGGTCCCCCGGGTGAATCCGGGGCATCCGGAGCAGAGCCTGTTGCTGCAGAAGGCCACCATGCAGGTGGGCCACGTCGGAGGTGAGCGCATCGGCGCCGATTCCGCGGACTACGCCACCCTCCTGGACTGGGTCCGGAAGGGGGCCGAATACGGCGATCGGAGTGAAGGCGGGCGGATCGCGCGAGTGACGGTCTTCCCGCAGGAAGCCGTTCTGGACGGCGACGGCGTGCAGCAGCTTCTGGTGAGCGCCTACGGGCCCGACGGACGGCGCGAGGACATCAGTCACCAGGCTCGTTACGTCTCCCAGAACCCCCACGTCGTGACGGTCGACGAGAACGGCCGCGTTACGGCCACCGGAAGGGGAGAGACGACGGTGCTGGTCCGCACCGCAGGTCATGCCGTCAGTGCACGCTTCGGAGTAGTGGACGCGTCGGCTCCAGTCGAATTCAGAATCGAGCCCCGGAATCTCATCGACAAGCACGTCTTCGCCAAATTGCGGAAGTTCCAGATCCGTCCTTCTGCGCTTTCCAGCGATTCGGAATTCCTGCGCCGCGTCTGCCTGGACATCACCGGCACCCTGCCGCCGCCGGATCGCGTCCGGGAATTCCTGGCCGACACCGACCCTGGGAAACGGGACAAGCTCATCGAGACTCTCCTGGACTCTCCCCAGTACGCGGACTATTGGAGCTTCCTGTTCGCCGACCTGTTCCGGGTGACCTACACCACCGTGGGCCCGATCAAAGAGGTCAAGGCATACGACGACTGGGTCCGCAACGGCATCCTCCAGAACAAGCGGTACGACCGCATGGCGCGGGAACGTATCGCCGCTCAAGGGTACGGGGCTCCCACCCGTCACTTTTTCCGTTATACCGAACTGATCGTGCCCCACGAGGTCATGGCCGAGCAGGTCCGCCTCTTCATGGGGCGCCGGCTGGATTGCGCCCAGTGCCACAATCATCCCTTCGAAACCTGGAGCCAGGACCAGTTCTGGGGAATGACCGCCTTTTTCGGAAACGTCACGCAACTTCTGGATTCTCAGTTGGTTTTCGACAATCCGGAGGGTGGGCGATCCTATGACTTGAAACAGGAGGGCATCAAGACCGTCCATCCGCGCCGGAAGGAAGAAGTCCGGGCCAGATTTATGGACGGGTCATTCCCGACCGGGGAACAGGAGCGCGATCCGCGCCTGGCTCTGGCCGAATGGATCATCGCCCAGCCCGCCTTTGCGGAAACCATCGTGAATCGGGTCTGGGGCTATTACTTCGGCCGGGGAATCGTGGACCCGGTGGACGACTTCAAGGTGTCCAACCCGCCGACCCATCCCGTGCTGCTCTCCGCGCTGGCGGAAGACTTCGTGGAACACGGCTACGACCTGAAGCATCTCATGAGGCTGATCGCCCGGTCGCGGACCTACCAGTCTTCGGGAGTCCCCAACCGGACCAACAAGGAAGATGGAATCAACTATGCGCGGGCGTTGGCCCGGCCGTTGCAGGCCACTGTCCTGCTGGACGCCATCTCCCACGCCACCGGAGTCCCGGAGGAGTTTCCGGTGCACCCCAAGACGGTGCGCACCGGAGCGGCTCGCCCGGGGGCCCGGGCCATCGACCTGATTCCCGAACTTTTCCCCTGTCATTTCCTCGACGTCTACGGACGGTCCATGCGCAAGTCGCTTCCGGAAAAGCCGTCCCTGACGTTGACCCAGGCCCTGCACATGTGGGCGGGATCGACCTATACCACCAAGATCACGCAGGAAGGCGGACGTCTCGACCGGGCGCTGAAGGAAGGCCTGTCCGATTCCCGGATCATCGAAGACTTCTACCTGGCGGCGCTGTCGCGATACCCGACCGAACGGGAAAGATCCGACCTGGAAGCGTTTGTCCGGGAGGGCTCCTCCCCGCGGCCGGAGCAATTGGCGAACCTGATGTGGGCCCTCATCAGTTCGCGGGAGTTCGCATACAATCATTGA
- a CDS encoding DUF1501 domain-containing protein translates to MSKEYRCFQCRRTRLGRRDFLRVGSLSFLGMNAGDLFRLERLQAASNDKPAAGQAQACILLFLEGGPSQMDTWDPKGNTNFGSIATNVDGIRISELLPKTAQHMDKLSLIRSMRTEETNHPQGTIESLTGHRPSPTMKFPGFGSIVAKEMGARNNMPPFTTVPMPWENDFYNYEEAFKGSYIGAEYDAMVLPDPSGEEFAVPDLRLPKTVSAAAIEDRKTLLSIVDRHYRSTQEVAEFGKMDTYREQALGMILSPHVQKAFDLSSESEKTRDAYGRHRFGQSVLMARRLVEAGCRFVTAAGYKHGQWDTHGSNDKRMKDDLTPPLDKALSALLEDLDQRGLWESTVVLVMGEFGRTPHINPGLGRDHWPHCWSLALGGGGIQGGQVIGVSDDRAAYVAERPISIGDLYATIYKALGIDWTKTYMAPVGRPVYIANGFDDTMGQPIPELI, encoded by the coding sequence ATGTCGAAAGAATACCGATGTTTCCAGTGCAGGCGGACCAGACTCGGGCGCCGCGACTTCCTCCGTGTCGGCTCCCTGAGCTTTCTCGGGATGAACGCCGGCGACCTCTTCAGGCTGGAACGTCTCCAAGCGGCCTCCAACGACAAGCCGGCGGCCGGACAGGCGCAGGCGTGCATTCTCCTCTTCCTGGAGGGCGGTCCCAGCCAGATGGACACCTGGGACCCCAAGGGGAACACCAACTTCGGCTCCATCGCCACCAATGTCGACGGCATCCGCATCTCCGAACTCCTGCCCAAGACGGCCCAACACATGGACAAGCTCTCGCTGATCCGTTCCATGCGGACGGAGGAGACCAACCACCCGCAGGGAACCATCGAGTCGCTGACCGGCCATCGGCCCAGCCCCACCATGAAGTTCCCGGGATTCGGGTCGATCGTGGCCAAGGAAATGGGCGCCCGCAACAACATGCCGCCGTTCACCACGGTCCCCATGCCTTGGGAGAACGACTTCTACAACTACGAGGAGGCCTTCAAGGGCTCGTACATCGGAGCCGAGTATGACGCCATGGTCCTGCCGGACCCCAGCGGCGAGGAATTCGCCGTGCCCGATCTCCGGTTGCCCAAAACGGTTTCCGCCGCGGCCATCGAGGATCGCAAGACTCTGCTCAGCATCGTTGACCGGCACTATCGGTCCACCCAGGAGGTCGCCGAGTTCGGCAAGATGGACACGTATCGCGAGCAGGCGCTGGGCATGATCCTGTCGCCGCACGTCCAGAAGGCCTTCGACCTCTCCAGCGAATCGGAGAAGACCCGGGACGCGTATGGACGCCACCGCTTCGGACAGAGCGTGCTGATGGCCCGCCGCCTGGTGGAGGCCGGATGCCGCTTCGTCACGGCGGCCGGCTACAAACACGGGCAGTGGGACACGCACGGGAGCAACGACAAGCGGATGAAGGACGACTTGACGCCTCCCCTGGACAAGGCGCTCTCCGCTCTGTTGGAAGATCTGGACCAGAGAGGTCTGTGGGAATCGACGGTGGTGCTGGTCATGGGAGAGTTCGGACGCACCCCCCACATCAATCCCGGCCTGGGACGGGATCACTGGCCCCACTGCTGGTCGCTGGCGCTGGGCGGCGGCGGTATCCAGGGGGGACAGGTCATCGGCGTCAGCGACGACCGGGCGGCCTACGTTGCGGAACGCCCCATCTCCATCGGCGACCTTTACGCCACCATCTACAAGGCGCTGGGAATCGATTGGACCAAGACCTACATGGCCCCCGTGGGTCGTCCCGTCTACATCGCCAACGGTTTCGACGACACCATGGGGCAGCCCATCCCGGAATTGATCTGA
- a CDS encoding enoyl-CoA hydratase-related protein produces MHALTLYRDQYGPPRDVVRLEEVEVPRLRAADARGVLVAVLASGPNFNTNFAALGLPVPVFARGDSAILHIPGSDALGIVVDAGPAVRSVKVGQAVILDSWTGHNIRGYETHDGFNAQFAMVDEERAIPVPPSLGSHSPEQLSAMLLTYGTAYRTVVERLAVGPGDSMLVLGGGKGTSFAAAQLGKALGARVVLMGSNPALGRSLIERGIADSFVDRRQIPAEVFGVVDVGEEYGKWHARTEPFRRIVLAANDGRPVDTVFEHTGGANFPLLVSVLAPKGRLAFFGATGRGLKGEYKETFFYDGRRFVLDARWVWMRQKQVLFRSGTPAEIFSEIGLLPGRRGLVWGADRYAREFVEAALQRRADLAVVASRSREAEGLAALSRMGLDGSRIIDRDRFRLPVDMPDPLTDEGTPNPAYMSDFMLDARALGRAIWEVFGPRVNPDFIVERPDQSTLHVSTFLLRDHDEKDEMSCGIIVARGSSDLTVSGSHMYRAAQARETVRLLARNRIVMDQEDLEVVDLAGLPEIQQKMLDGTMAKPKGVSLVQADGAGRKISDYEAEYLGRTLREADPENGRFIDLSLIEEVGILTLRRPDALNALNQELLAQLAQLTEELGAHGTLHGGRTTALIVRGSGRAFVAGADVQGFVGGDAESIRRLAAENMALFRRVETLPLPVVSIVDGFALGGGNELAMSTHYRIVTENAVIGQPEVKLGIIPGYGGMQRLPRLVGPRRAAEMAVNGESVDGRTAVRIGLAHELHPASTALTRAFRVADELRSGARRFQASDWDELAAGQSRALEALYGSDAVSGILQSPTPVGEAAEGLRAARRFAARLALDAMRFGYERGFSRGMDNDARLFGEAVASESGQWWVRRFLAKDPRQSAFVTLLQPEG; encoded by the coding sequence ATGCATGCCCTGACCCTGTACCGGGACCAATACGGTCCACCCCGGGACGTGGTCCGCTTGGAGGAGGTAGAGGTTCCACGCCTCCGTGCGGCCGACGCCCGGGGAGTCCTGGTGGCCGTTCTGGCCAGCGGACCCAACTTCAATACCAATTTCGCGGCTCTGGGACTGCCGGTTCCCGTCTTCGCCCGGGGCGACAGCGCCATCCTCCACATTCCGGGAAGCGACGCGCTGGGAATCGTGGTGGATGCCGGTCCCGCGGTCCGGTCGGTGAAGGTGGGTCAGGCCGTCATTCTCGATTCCTGGACCGGACACAACATTCGAGGCTATGAGACCCACGACGGCTTCAATGCCCAGTTCGCCATGGTCGACGAGGAACGGGCCATTCCGGTCCCTCCCTCCCTCGGCAGCCATAGTCCCGAGCAGTTGTCGGCCATGCTGCTCACCTATGGAACGGCCTACCGCACCGTGGTGGAGCGCCTGGCCGTCGGTCCGGGAGACTCCATGCTGGTCCTGGGCGGAGGGAAGGGAACCAGCTTCGCCGCCGCGCAACTGGGAAAGGCCCTCGGGGCCCGCGTGGTCCTGATGGGTTCCAATCCGGCGTTGGGCCGGTCGCTCATCGAGCGGGGAATCGCCGACTCCTTCGTCGACCGGCGGCAGATCCCGGCCGAAGTCTTCGGCGTGGTCGACGTCGGGGAGGAATACGGCAAGTGGCATGCCCGGACCGAGCCCTTTCGCCGCATCGTGCTGGCCGCCAACGACGGCCGTCCGGTGGACACGGTCTTCGAGCATACCGGGGGCGCCAATTTCCCCCTGCTGGTTTCGGTTCTTGCCCCCAAGGGCCGGCTCGCCTTCTTCGGCGCCACCGGACGTGGCCTCAAGGGCGAATACAAGGAGACCTTCTTCTACGACGGACGCCGGTTCGTCCTGGATGCCCGCTGGGTCTGGATGCGCCAGAAGCAGGTCCTCTTTCGGAGCGGGACCCCAGCGGAGATCTTCTCGGAGATCGGGCTGCTGCCGGGGCGAAGAGGGCTGGTCTGGGGCGCTGACCGGTACGCGCGGGAGTTCGTCGAAGCGGCGCTTCAGCGGCGGGCGGACCTGGCGGTGGTCGCGTCCCGTTCCCGGGAAGCAGAGGGACTGGCCGCTCTGTCCCGCATGGGCCTCGACGGGTCGCGGATCATCGACCGCGACCGGTTCCGGCTACCCGTCGACATGCCGGATCCCTTGACCGACGAAGGGACGCCGAATCCCGCCTACATGTCCGACTTCATGCTGGACGCACGCGCTCTCGGGAGGGCCATCTGGGAGGTCTTCGGCCCCCGGGTCAATCCGGACTTCATCGTGGAGCGTCCCGATCAGAGCACGCTCCATGTCAGCACCTTCCTGTTGAGGGACCATGACGAGAAGGACGAGATGTCCTGCGGCATCATCGTGGCCCGCGGGTCGTCCGATCTGACCGTCTCCGGATCCCACATGTATCGGGCCGCACAGGCCCGCGAGACGGTTCGCCTGTTGGCCCGGAACCGGATCGTCATGGACCAGGAGGACCTGGAAGTGGTGGATCTGGCGGGTTTGCCGGAGATCCAGCAGAAGATGCTGGACGGCACCATGGCGAAACCCAAGGGTGTGTCGCTCGTCCAGGCGGACGGTGCGGGCCGGAAGATCTCCGACTACGAGGCCGAATACCTGGGCAGGACGCTCCGCGAGGCCGACCCGGAAAACGGCCGGTTCATCGACTTGAGCCTGATCGAAGAGGTGGGAATCCTCACCCTCCGGCGGCCGGACGCCCTGAATGCCCTCAATCAGGAACTGCTGGCCCAGCTTGCCCAACTGACGGAGGAGCTCGGAGCGCACGGAACCCTCCACGGAGGGAGGACGACCGCCCTGATCGTGCGCGGTTCCGGACGCGCATTCGTGGCGGGGGCCGACGTTCAGGGCTTTGTGGGAGGGGACGCCGAGTCCATCCGGCGGCTGGCGGCGGAGAACATGGCTCTCTTCCGGCGAGTGGAAACCCTGCCTCTTCCGGTGGTGTCGATCGTGGACGGTTTCGCACTGGGCGGCGGCAACGAGCTGGCCATGAGCACCCACTATCGAATCGTCACCGAAAATGCCGTCATCGGACAGCCGGAGGTGAAGCTCGGCATCATCCCGGGGTACGGGGGCATGCAGCGGCTGCCGAGGCTCGTCGGTCCGCGGAGAGCCGCCGAAATGGCGGTCAACGGAGAGTCGGTGGACGGACGCACGGCGGTCCGGATCGGGCTGGCCCACGAGCTCCATCCCGCCTCCACCGCTCTGACCAGGGCGTTCCGGGTAGCGGACGAGCTCCGGTCCGGTGCGCGCCGATTCCAGGCGTCCGATTGGGACGAGCTTGCCGCCGGTCAAAGCCGGGCGTTGGAGGCGCTTTACGGAAGCGATGCCGTGAGCGGAATCCTGCAATCACCCACGCCCGTCGGCGAAGCGGCGGAAGGTCTTCGGGCCGCTCGCCGGTTCGCGGCCCGGCTGGCCCTGGATGCCATGCGGTTCGGTTACGAACGCGGATTCAGCCGCGGCATGGACAACGACGCGAGACTGTTCGGTGAAGCCGTGGCGTCGGAGTCGGGTCAGTGGTGGGTGCGGCGCTTCCTGGCAAAGGACCCCAGGCAGTCCGCCTTCGTGACGTTGCTGCAGCCTGAGGGTTGA
- a CDS encoding type II toxin-antitoxin system HicA family toxin: MKRSGLLRHLRRHGCFLKREGRSHSLWCNPNTGAVETVPRHLEIPNRLADKICRNLSVPVVGKR, encoded by the coding sequence ATGAAGAGGTCCGGCCTGCTCCGGCACCTCCGAAGGCACGGGTGTTTTCTCAAGCGGGAAGGAAGATCTCACTCGCTTTGGTGCAATCCGAATACGGGCGCAGTCGAGACCGTCCCACGTCATCTTGAGATACCCAACCGTTTGGCAGATAAGATCTGTCGGAACCTCTCGGTTCCGGTGGTCGGGAAAAGATAA
- a CDS encoding type II toxin-antitoxin system HicB family antitoxin, giving the protein MENQFTAIIEQDGDWHIAYCPEIPGANGQGRTKREARDNLAEAIALILEDRREEGLRGVPPEAIRETVTVP; this is encoded by the coding sequence TTGGAAAATCAGTTCACGGCCATTATCGAGCAGGACGGAGACTGGCACATCGCCTATTGCCCTGAAATCCCTGGAGCCAATGGACAGGGAAGAACCAAGCGTGAAGCCCGCGACAATTTAGCTGAAGCCATAGCACTTATCCTGGAGGATCGGCGCGAGGAGGGATTGCGGGGTGTACCCCCTGAAGCAATCCGAGAAACTGTCACGGTGCCATGA